A single window of Onychostoma macrolepis isolate SWU-2019 chromosome 16, ASM1243209v1, whole genome shotgun sequence DNA harbors:
- the leng1 gene encoding leukocyte receptor cluster member 1 has protein sequence MNILPKKSWHVRNKDNIARVRRDEAEAEEEQREIQRRVERAEQEARTEYLRKKAQAALQQTGKWTEDAETAETSRGAQEIEHLNLFPLEDSSEKKGNAEYLKEKKEEKEKQERAIGLLVSLGPAPGTEATPWYLKGGKEKEDDRDKKEKGKNKPRTITEEEREKKDRKLKDSLDPLKEMKKALAVKDRKEKKHKKKEKKDRGEKWSGESSVERLRAERLQREAEERKRTQALLDQKSGGGKEKEHEREMRDRDRPYNNAYFPELARKRQRRDRDQYGFY, from the exons ATGAACATTTTGCCCAAAAAAAGCTGGCATGTGCGCAATAAGGACAACATTGCGCGCGTGCGCCGCGACGAGGCTGAAGCTGAAGAGGAGCAACGCGAGATTCAGCGGCGAGTGGAACGCGCAGAGCAAGAG GCTAGAACTGAGTATTTGAGAAAGAAAGCTCAAGCAGCCCTTCAGCAGACAGGAAAATGGACAGAGGATGCAGAGACGGCAGAGACAAGCCGAGGAGCCCAAGAGATCGAACACTTAAATCTGTTTCCTCTAGAGGACTCGTCTGAAAAGAAAGGAAATGCAGAATACCTCAAAGAGAAGAAGGAAGAGAAG gagaAGCAAGAGCGTGCTATTGGTCTTTTAGTGTCTCTAGGCCCCGCTCCTGGAACAGAAGCAACTCCCTGGTACCTGAAAGgtggaaaagaaaaagaagacgATAGAGACAAGAAAGAGAAAGGCAAAAACAAGCCAAGAACCATAACTGAAgaggagagagaaaagaaagacaGGAAGCTGAAAGACAGTTTGGATCCTCTTAAGGAAATGAAGAAAGCACTGGCAGTGAAGGACAGGAAGGAGAAAAAGCAtaagaagaaggagaagaaagATAGAGGAGAGAAGTGGAGTGGAGAGAG TTCAGTTGAGAGGTTACGGGCTGAACGGCTGCAGAGAGAAGCGGAGGAGAGGAAAAGGACACAGGCTTTACTGGATCAGAAGAGTGGAGGCGGGAAAGAAAAAGAGCACGAGCGAGAGATGAGGGATAGAGACAGACCATACAACAATGCCTACTTTCCTGAATTGGCACGGAAAAGGCAAAGGAGAGACAGAGATCAGTATGGCTTTTATTAG